The following are from one region of the Oscarella lobularis chromosome 3, ooOscLobu1.1, whole genome shotgun sequence genome:
- the LOC136184792 gene encoding UV-stimulated scaffold protein A-like, whose protein sequence is MNPETHRRLGKLVSELTTSGSTTLEPTRLREIKKICRLSDAYVQAIFALLMTQLSKQHAQIRLAAFLIARELFDRSHAFRELVAADLRTFLDRTIGTDVARPLPPPQSTAASLKSQTLAAIHEWHTKYGARYKKLEIGYRYLNHAKKIDLAAVDAELNARQVRENAQRERRLAAIRQKVQIIGMEMKDMMPEIEHCLQEMTGCFELLLPKPETFFARTQTEEEEEAKEDDHDVTFATASSTTSEDNEERERVSSDDESHEEESGDGEQSDSRDSEEEKFLQSHGLVSKGFSLSLAAFNTQSKVNVDETEDTAPIIASLRDDCKLIVQKFLPAVNRWLKTVGKSDDQAKLKELLDVKELLNEAKTRYEMFCFDSNGKGKLKGKDNEEGNGESDDTDDDLLEEVPEKEGVENSIVEDFGLARALRDSIAESCSSNQAPPPFSSSSSRFIGFSPDDPTSSAAQIRALSSRLKPFRPSLQSSNPAVADKRKAELLRQAPVVEYGLDLHYNWESEGPSDYRSANKTETFWANQDTAVDESVERQASETRADGLKSRVIEFSGTFEPATQMCRAPLPNGKLCPRMDKVKCPFHGIIVPRDEMGKAVGENVATADDDITWEDIEEEVMAGVGISLPSRKRKGKSRRSGKLGRKSSACGPGLIDLKTKEDTSRSRLAGKMLKGKTMKRVAMAMDGAEHRRNAERFGHQWNYSLRK, encoded by the exons ATGAACCCAGAAACTCACCGCCGCCTCGGGAAGTTGGTCAGCGAGCTCACGACGTcaggatcgacgacgctcgagcCGACGCGACTGCgcgaaataaagaaaatctGTCG GCTCTCCGACGCGTACGTGCAGGCCATCTTCGCTCTTCTCATGACCCAACTGTCGAAACAGCACGCTCAAATTCGCCTCGCCGCCTTCCTAATCGCGCGCGAACTCTTCGATCGTTCGCACGCCTTTCGCgagctcgtcgccgccgatttGCGAACGTTTCTCGATCGAACGATCGGCACGGACGTCGCGCgaccgcttccgccgccccAGTCGACGGCAGCGAGTCTGAAAAGCCAAACGCTCGCCGCCATTCACGAGTGGCACACGAAATACGGCGCTCGctacaaaaaattagaaatcgGATACCGGTATCTCAATCACGCAAAAAAA ATTGATCTTGCTGCCGTGGATGCTGAGCTGAATGCGAGACAGGTGCGAGAGAACGCGCAGAGGGAGAGACGTTTGGCGGCTATTCGGCAAAAGGTTCAAATCATTGGAATGGAAATGAAAG ACATGATGCCCGAGATTGAGCACTGTTTACAAGAGATGACCGGATGCTTTGAACTATTACTTCCCAAGCCGGAGACTTTCTTTGCTCGAACACaaacggaggaggaggaggaggcaaAGGAAGATGATCACGACGTCACCTTTGCTACTGCATCCTCTACGACATCGGAAGACAATGAAGAGCGCGAGCGCGTGAGCAGCGATGACGAAAGTCACGAGGAAGAATCAGGCGATGGGGAACAGAGTGATAGCAGAGATAGtgaagaggagaaatttcTTCAGAGTCATGGACTGGTGTCGAAGGGATTTTCTCTGTCTCTTGCCGCTTTCAATACCCAGTCGAAAGTGAAtgtcgacgaaacggaagACACGGCGCCTATTATTGCCTCGTTGAGAGACGACTGTAAATTAATTGTACAGAAATTTTTGCCGGCGGTAAATCGTTGGCTcaag ACTGTTGGAAAGTCTGACGACCAGGCGAAATTAAAAGAATTGCTGGACGTCAAGGAGCTTCTTAACGAAGCCAAGACTAGGTATGAGatgttttgttttgattCGAATGGAAAGGGAAAACTGAAAGGAAAAGATAACGAAGAAGGAAATGGCGAATCTG ACGACACTGATGATGATCTTCTGGAAGAAGTACCGGAAAAAGAAGGCGTAGAAAACTCGATAGTTGAAGATTTTGGATTAGCCAGAG CTCTTCGTGATTCAATAGCGGAGAGCTGCAGTAGCAATcaagcgccgccgcctttctcttcgtcttccagcCGTTTCATCGGATTCAGTCCTGATGATCCCACGAGTTCCGCCGCTCAAATCAGGgctctttcgtcgcgactcAAACCCTTTCGTCCTTCTCTTCAATCGTCAAATCCAGCGGTAGCGGACAAACGAAAGGCGGAGTTACTGCGTCAGGCGCCCGTCGTTGAGTACGGTCTCGATCTTCATTACAACTGGGAAAGCGAGGGGCCGTCCGATTACAG GAGTGCGAACAAGACCGAGACGTTCTGGGCGAATCAAGATACCGCCGTGGACGAGAGCGTTGAACGTCAAGCATCTGAG ACTCGGGCTGACGGTCTCAAAAGTCGAGTCATCGAGTTCAGCGGAACTTTCGAGCCGGCAACTCAAATGTGTCGGGCTCCGCTACCGAACGGGAAGCTATGCCCACGAATGGATAAAGTGAAG TGCCCGTTTCATGGAATTATTGTGCCGCGTGACGAGATGGGAAAGGCTGTGGGAGAAAACG TTGCAACAGCTGACGACGACATCACGTGGGAGGATATAGAAGAGGAAGTGATGGCTGGAGTGG GAATATCGCTGCCGTCCCGCAAGAGGAAGGGGAAGTCCCGTCGCAGCGGCAAATTAG GGAGGAAGTCATCTGCCTGTGGGCCCGGTCTAATTGATCTGAAGACAAAAGAGGACACCAGTCGATCTCGTCTGGCGGGAAAAATGCTCAAGGG AAAAACCATGAAGCGCGTTGCGATGGCGATGGATGGTGCCGAGCATCGTCGAAACGCAGAAAGATTCGGTCACCAATGGAACTATTCGCTGAGAAAGTGA
- the LOC136184805 gene encoding transmembrane protein 128-like produces MNSNLRYRGSGFGNEETQKVKRLLAEELSREDDEIESKPLRYLDSALWLVGSGMALYYTDFFRRIFTDPTVKFYWFYSGLVLLSIHIGIGLYLILFIGSEKWDTETRFSIPVATVAALVSFFCFVVGLWPLWGLLTPLLLFTFVMGVVTIVSLLPGRERSEKNKTELEKL; encoded by the exons ATGAACTCGAATTTACGTTATCGCGGCTCTGGATTCG GCAACGAAGAGACGCAGAAAGTCAAGCGTCTCTTGGCCGAAGAGTTATcacgcgaagacgacgaaatcgagtcGAAACCGCTTCGCTATTTAGACTCGGCTCTTTGGCTAGTAGGCTCGGGAATGGCGCTCTATTATACcgacttctttcgtcgaattttcaCCGATCCGACAGTCAAATT CTATTGGTTTTATTCTGGCTTGGTTTTGTTGTCGATTCACATTGGAATCGGTTTGTATTTGATCCTGTTTATTGGAAGTGAGAAGTGGGACACCGAAACCCGTTTCTCAATACCTGTGGCTACTGTCGCAGCATTGGTGTCGTTCTTCTG TTTTGTTGTTGGGTTGTGGCCACTGTGGGGTCTGCTCACTCCTCTGCTCTTATTTACCTTTGTCATGGGCGTTGTGACAATTGTGTCACTTTTACCAGGAAGAGAAAGGtcagaaaagaacaaaacTGAATTAGAGAAATTATAA
- the LOC136184794 gene encoding nucleolar protein 56-like, producing MVLFVLFEHASGYALFKSIAAEEIGAELDEVQDAVQDLAKFGKVLKLQAFQPFKTGANALENMTSISEGLLHDDLENFLEANVPRGKKSSKATVGVADARLGAAIQEKLVNCTVTAMGVVPELLRGIRLHFHKLVAGLEGSAAAKAQLGLGHSYSRAKVKFNVHRIDNMIIQSIALLDQLDKDINTFSMRMKEWYSYHFPELVKIVGDNQTYARVLLCIPSRKELTDEKVDELEEILSDSDKVKAILEAGRTSMGMDINPLDLINIQHFAKRVVSLVEYRKSLQDYLHKKMTSVAPNLSTLIGDQVGARLISHAGSLTNLAKYPASTVQILGAEKALFRALKTRGNTPKYGLIYHSSFIGRASAKNKGRISRYLANKCSIASRIDCFAEMQSAVFGEKLREQVEERLDFYETGKTPRKNIDVMKEAAAAVAAADVEPVEADVVKKKKGKKRKRAAAAEEEEEQTETTETEGKETAVETGDEVDAAKKKKKKKRESVGAVEEEVKSAKKKKKKKRESAVVVEEEEEILSPPKSAKKKKKRKSASAAED from the exons ATG GtgctttttgttttgttcGAGCACGCGTCGGGCTACGCTCTCTTCAAGAGCATCGCCGCTGAAGAAATCGGCGCCGAATTAGACGAAGTCCAAGATGCCGTGCAAGATCTGGCAAAATTCGGCAAAGTTCTCAAACTCCAAgcctttcaaccgttcaaaaCGGGCGCAAACGCACTGGAAAACATGACATCGATATCAGAAG GCCTCCTTCACGACGATCTCGAGAATTTTCTCGAAGCGAACGTGCCGCGCggcaaaaaatcgtcgaaagcgacagtcggcgtcgccgacgcgcgaCTCGGCGCGGCGATACAGGAAAAACTCGTCAATTGCACGGTGACGGCAATGGGCGTCGTTCCGGAGCTTTTACGCGGCATTCGACTTCATTTTCACAAGCTCGTCGCGGGACTCGAAGGCtccgcggcggcgaaagctCAATTGGGATTGGGGCATAGTTATTCGAGAGCCAAAGTCAAATTCAACGTCCATCGCATCGATAATATGATTATACAGAGCATTGCTCTGTTGGATCAGCTGGATAAGGATATTAATACGTTTTCGATGAGAATGAA GGAATGGTATTCCTATCATTTTCCGGAGTTGGTTAAAATCGTGGGGGATAATCAGACGTACGCTCGCGTCCTTCTGTGCATTCCGTCGCGGAAGGAGCTTACCGATGAGAAGGTGGACGAGCTGGAAGAGATTCTATCTGATTCGGATAAGGTGAAGGCAATTCTAGAGGCAGGACGAACGTCTATGG GGATGGACATCAATCCGCTGGATCTCATCAATATTCAGCACTTTGCCAAGCGAGTCGTGAGCCTTGTCGAATACCGAAAAAGCCTCCAAGATTATCTACACAAAAAGATGACGAGCGTGGCACCGAATCTCTCCACTCTCATAGGCGACCAA GTGGGTGCTCGCCTTATATCCCACGCTGGAAGTCTGACCAATCTGGCCAAATATCCGGCATCCACGGTGCAAATACTCGGCGCAGAGAAAGCCCTATTCAG GGCGCTCAAGACTCGCGGCAATACGCCAAAATACGGACTCATCTATCATTCGTCGTTCATTGGACGTGCTTCAGCGAAGAACAAGGGCCGAATTTCGCGCTATCTTGCCAATAAGTGTTCGATTGCGTCTCGGATCGATTGCTTTGCAG AAATGCAGTCGGCTGTTTTCGGGGAGAAGTTGCGCGAGCAGGTCGAGGAGCGCTTGGATTTTTACGAAACCGGAAAGACGCCGCGGAAAAATATCGACGTTATGAaggaggcggcggctgcTGTTGCGGCTGCGGACGTGGAGCCCGTCGAAGCGGACGTggtgaaaaagaagaagggaaaaaagcgaaagaggGCCGCGGccgcggaggaggaggaggagcaaacggagacgacggaaacggAGGGGAAAGAGACGGCGGTTGAGACTGGCGACGAAGTGGATgcggcgaagaaaaagaagaaaaagaagcgtgAGTCGGTTGGTGCGGTCGAAGAGGAAGTGAAGtcggcaaagaagaagaagaagaagaagagggagTCGGCTGTTGtcgtggaggaggaggaggagattcTGTCGCCGCCAAAGTCGgccaaaaagaagaagaagagaaagtcgGCTAGTGCTGCTGAAGACTGA